CCCGTGAATAGCCGAAAGATGCACGGCCAGTTACATTTGCCGGCGGCGTTCCAGCTCCAGGTGACGGCGCGAATGAGCTGTCGGGGAGGTGCAACGACAAGCGGGGTTTGGATACCGAAGAGGCGAGCTCATACTGATCATTGGTTTCCGAGCTTGCGCGTGCCAAAATATCACCTTCTGCAAGTCCCCTTTTCTGGGAGCCATCGTTCTCAAAATAGGAATTTTGGCAGGAAACGGGTACTAGAGGAGGAGTATACGCGCGAGGTGCGCGGCGCATTGGATGAACATACTGCGAGCCCGGCTTGCCAATACTAGAACTGCTGGTTGTGGAAGGTTGAGAAGTGCCGCTCGTAGATCGACGATGGAAATCGGATAACTTCCTCCTTGCCGGAAAGTTATTATAAAGGTCAGCCTGGACATTGTCCCTCTCGTGGCTTGTGTAGATTCCTAGACCCTCCTGTTCAAAAGAAGACCGCGAAAGGTCAATTGATGTAGACGGTGATCCATCGCGCGATACTATTTTGAGTAAAGGTTTTATTTGTACTTTCGCAATATGTTTTCTCGACGAGCCATCAGTCCTGGGAGAAGACATGACTGCAATAGACGAGAATTTCGGCGGCCGTAAAGTTCGAGTGTTTCTTGGATGATTGCTGGGGACGTATTTGGAATTGCGACGTCGCTCAAAGGCTGTCGTGAATCTTCTGATTAGCTGACCGAACAAGGTCTGGCTATTGCGCTTCTAGCCGAAGGTGCGCTTGCTCAGGGGAGTTGCAAAGTTTGATTCACAAAATACTATGAAGGTATTTCCGGATAGCACGCGTTGGAGTTGAGTATCCTTCCCGACACCTATTCAGTGATGGATGGGGAGCTGATACTTTGCGTGTCTAGAGCTTGACTGCGTCGTCCCCTCACCTCCTCTCCTTATCGCTCCAGAGTATACTAGAAACGAGACAATCTAATGATGAGCTCTCCAATGCATGGTTTCTGTTGCATTAATTCGAGA
The nucleotide sequence above comes from Aspergillus puulaauensis MK2 DNA, chromosome 3, nearly complete sequence. Encoded proteins:
- a CDS encoding uncharacterized protein (COG:S;~EggNog:ENOG410PST0), giving the protein MSSPRTDGSSRKHIAKVQIKPLLKIVSRDGSPSTSIDLSRSSFEQEGLGIYTSHERDNVQADLYNNFPARRKLSDFHRRSTSGTSQPSTTSSSSIGKPGSQYVHPMRRAPRAYTPPLVPVSCQNSYFENDGSQKRGLAEGDILARASSETNDQYELASSVSKPRLSLHLPDSSFAPSPGAGTPPANVTGRASFGYSRDNGSILDTTSPTSRSSLDFVFRSKTRTSMDPVSRAATVQAARQAFEEKEAAKNRKLEEQRVKAEERQTKRKEKQGYRTSIADGDIREKDWEANSPNRTPRDGPYRSRSTTQPHPDSENWKSQSKSSWMLFLTWLRTRIFKIRRRVRSLS